The Methylacidimicrobium sp. B4 genome contains a region encoding:
- the thiS gene encoding sulfur carrier protein ThiS — protein MPDECRIYVNGKERTVPTGSSVLDLLQLLGYPVKMVLIELNKEVLPRREWAERRLERDDRVEILRVVAGG, from the coding sequence ATGCCTGACGAGTGCCGCATCTACGTAAACGGGAAGGAGCGAACGGTCCCGACCGGGAGCTCCGTCCTGGATCTCCTGCAGCTGCTCGGCTATCCCGTCAAGATGGTGCTCATCGAGCTCAACAAAGAGGTCCTTCCCCGGCGAGAATGGGCCGAACGCCGGCTTGAGCGGGACGACCGCGTAGAGATCCTGCGCGTCGTCGCCGGCGGATAG
- a CDS encoding phosphate ABC transporter substrate-binding/OmpA family protein, with the protein MPGRRGLCRNYGNCPTRADTREVIEVPEGKEFVCPDCGSPLVPEEEAMHRPRRRKRPGAVLFLLLPLLVVGGTVLWLFLRGHPQPAPTPASQSPPASREVPPANERTLFTISGSRILGEKLVPGLVKAFFSDELRAEAVAVRREKDGRSLAIVGKVPNGEEAIAVRIVCSSTSDGWRDLAGDGAQIAMAFRKITSEEAAPFGKTVNLTAPDSEHVIGVSGVVAVVSAANPLSKLSLAELRRVFGGSVADGQAVGFPPGKIVLYASPVASGIWQLFAQHVLEGSSGSADIVRLENGAEISSRVAADAHALGIVDLPHVGSCKALALYEKGTLPLAPTFASLESESYLLSTRLYLYTKGSGRNPDVDAFIQFVLSDRGQQGVQEAGFVGAATKSPKGAESLIQPEMAIPRDAPTAYRHLVQGGNRVAFDVRFRTGSAELDNKALVDIRRLAKLMGEREEKSQAVLLIGFTDNVGDRAYNLRLSVERAQSVGQALRVLGIPVAATAGEGDQMPVASNDSPEGREKNRRVELWIVRGKASEKP; encoded by the coding sequence ATGCCGGGTAGACGAGGCCTTTGTCGGAATTACGGAAACTGTCCGACGCGCGCCGATACGCGCGAGGTCATCGAAGTTCCCGAAGGCAAGGAGTTCGTCTGCCCGGACTGCGGGAGTCCTCTCGTTCCGGAAGAAGAGGCGATGCACCGTCCGAGGAGGAGGAAAAGGCCTGGAGCCGTGCTCTTCCTGCTCCTCCCCCTGTTGGTGGTGGGAGGTACCGTGCTCTGGCTTTTTCTTCGCGGGCATCCGCAACCCGCGCCCACTCCGGCGTCCCAATCCCCTCCCGCGTCCCGGGAGGTCCCTCCCGCCAACGAGCGGACGCTCTTTACGATTTCGGGCTCGCGCATCTTGGGGGAGAAGCTTGTTCCTGGTCTGGTAAAGGCTTTCTTCTCGGACGAGCTGCGCGCAGAGGCGGTTGCCGTGCGGCGGGAGAAAGACGGACGGTCTCTTGCGATCGTGGGCAAGGTGCCCAACGGGGAGGAAGCGATTGCGGTCCGGATCGTCTGCTCGAGCACTTCCGATGGATGGAGAGATCTGGCGGGCGATGGGGCGCAGATCGCGATGGCCTTCCGCAAGATTACTTCGGAGGAGGCGGCGCCCTTCGGCAAGACGGTCAACCTCACGGCTCCGGATTCCGAGCATGTGATCGGGGTCAGCGGTGTCGTGGCCGTCGTCTCGGCCGCCAATCCACTGTCGAAGCTCTCTTTGGCCGAGCTGCGCAGGGTCTTCGGAGGATCGGTCGCAGACGGCCAGGCGGTGGGCTTCCCTCCGGGGAAAATCGTCCTCTACGCCTCTCCGGTCGCCTCGGGGATCTGGCAGCTCTTTGCCCAGCACGTGCTGGAGGGTTCGTCTGGGTCAGCCGACATCGTTCGCCTGGAAAACGGAGCGGAGATCTCCTCCCGAGTCGCTGCCGACGCGCACGCCCTGGGGATCGTCGACCTGCCTCACGTCGGAAGTTGCAAGGCCTTGGCCCTTTATGAGAAGGGAACCCTGCCTCTTGCCCCGACTTTCGCATCCCTCGAGTCGGAGTCCTACCTCCTTTCGACCCGGCTCTACCTCTACACCAAGGGGAGCGGACGGAATCCCGATGTCGATGCCTTCATTCAATTCGTTCTCTCCGATCGAGGCCAGCAGGGGGTGCAGGAGGCGGGGTTCGTTGGGGCGGCGACGAAGTCCCCGAAAGGGGCCGAGTCCTTGATTCAACCGGAGATGGCAATCCCGCGCGATGCTCCCACGGCCTACCGGCACCTCGTCCAAGGGGGCAACCGGGTCGCCTTCGACGTCCGCTTTCGGACGGGGAGCGCCGAGCTGGACAACAAGGCGCTCGTCGACATCCGGCGGCTGGCGAAGCTGATGGGTGAAAGGGAAGAGAAGAGCCAAGCGGTTCTCCTGATCGGCTTTACGGACAACGTGGGGGATCGGGCCTACAACCTGCGCCTTTCGGTTGAGCGGGCGCAGAGCGTCGGGCAGGCGCTTCGCGTCCTGGGCATCCCCGTTGCGGCAACCGCAGGAGAGGGAGACCAGATGCCCGTGGCCTCAAACGACTCTCCGGAAGGTCGGGAGAAGAATCGTCGCGTCGAGCTTTGGATCGTTCGGGGGAAGGCTTCCGAGAAGCCTTGA